One part of the Odontesthes bonariensis isolate fOdoBon6 chromosome 15, fOdoBon6.hap1, whole genome shotgun sequence genome encodes these proteins:
- the gtpbp6 gene encoding putative GTP-binding protein 6, whose translation MTTPRWISSWLPLLQRPFTRSCPRAATRRLLHPPEPAAAALTAARRGSCTPQSRAFGLSACRLKSTDDFYSSGYTHDDDDEEEEEEEEEDEDYLKDSEVEELFQQQVPTGIGQGHHRVFIVHPDVKWGSKKQYLTTAELMMAEAVGLVNTLDNWTVVDKIILSTKTPEKKKIFGKGNFQSLTERIRQTAGITAVLVNVERLSALSEREFEEAWGVKVLDRYSVVLHIFRCNAKTKEAKLQISLAEVPLLRSRLKNEMVNLDQQGGGSRYIGGSGETLYEVQQRQLKEREMKIRSALEKLRKKRHLLRSQRKHREFPIVSVLGYTNCGKTTLIKALTGDSGLQPRNQLFATLDVTIHAGQLPSRMTVLYVDTIGFLSQLPHQLIDSFSATLEDIKHSDLLVHVRDISHPETVNQKVNVLNVLKNLQIPDRLMSSMIEVHNKTDLLENYQSAESDVLPISALEERGLDELKTAVEEELVKSTGKQILNLNVNLSTPQLSWLYKEATVQDVQVNADEGSAVVKVIISAAAHGRYKKLFGGA comes from the exons ATGACAACACCGAGATGGATATCTTCGTGGCTGCCTCTCCTGCAGCGGCCCTTCACACGGAGCTGTCCGAGAGCTGCGACCCGCAGACTCCTCCACCCTCCCGAGCCCGCCGCCGCCGCGCTCACGGCGGCTCGGAGAGGCTCGTGCACCCCGCAGTCCAGGGCGTTCGGGCTGTCTGCGTGCAGACTGAAGAGCACCGATGACTTCTACAGCAGCGGATACacacatgatgatgatgatgaggaggaggaggaggaggaggaggaggatgaagattACTTAAAGGACAGTGAGGTGGAGGAGCTTTTTCAGCAGCAGGTTCCTACAGGGATCGGACAGGGACACCACAGGGTGTTCATTGTCCACCCTGATGTGAAGTGGGGCAGCAAGAAGCAGTATCTGACCACCG CTGAGCTGATGATGGCTGAGGCTGTTGGGCTTGTGAACACGCTGGACAACTGGACAGTTGTGGACAAGATCATCCTCTCCACCAAGacgccagagaagaagaagatatTTGGCAAAGGCAATTTCCAGTCTCTGACAG AGAGGAtcagacaaacagctggaatCACGGCGGTGTTAGTGAATGTGGAGCGTCTGTCCGCGCTGTCAGAG AGGGAGTTTGAGGAAGCCTGGGGGGTGAAAGTCTTGGACAGATACTCAGTGGTTCTGCACATTTTCCGCTGCAATGCCAAAACCAAAGAGGCCAAGTTACAGATCTCGCTGGCAGAGGTCCCCTTGTTAAG GTCTCGTCTGAAAAACGAAATGGTGAACTTGGATCAGCAAGGTGGAGGATCAAGGTACATCGGCGGTTCAG GAGAAACGCTGTACGAGGTCCAGCAGAGGCAGCTGAAGGAGCGGGAGATGAAGATTCGCTCAGCTCTGGAAAAACTGCGCAAAAAGAGGCACCTCCTGCGCTCTCAGCGTAAACACAGGGAGTTCCCCATCGTGTCTGTGTTGGGATACACCAACTGTG GGAAGACGACTCTGATCAAAGCTCTAACCGGCGACAGCGGTCTCCAGCCCAGGAATCAGCTTTTCGCAACCCTGGATGTGACCATCCACGCCGGCCAGCTGCCCAGCCGCATGACTGTGCTGTACGTGGACACCATCGGCTTTTTATCCCAGCTTCCGCACCAGCTCATCGACTCCTTCTCCGCCACCCTGGAAGATATAAAACACTCG GATCTTTTGGTTCACGTCAGAGACATCAGCCATCCAGAGACCGTGAATCAGAAGGTGAACGTACTGAATGTCCTGAAGAACCTGCAAATCCCAGACAGGCTGATGAGCTCTATGATAGAGGTCCACAATAAAACTGACCTCCTAGAGAA CTATCAGTCAGCAGAGTCCGACGTGCTGCCCATATCTGCTCTGGAGGAGCGAGGCCTGGACGAGCTGAAGACAGCAGTGGAGGAGGAGCTTGTAAAGTCCACAGGAAAACAAATTTTAAATCTGAATGTTAACCTAAGCACTCCTCAGTTAAG TTGGCTGTACAAAGAGGCCACCGTTCAGGACGTGCAGGTGAACGCAGATGAAGGCTCGGCTGTTGTCAAGGTCATCATCAGCGCCGCTGCGCATGGGCGCTACAAGAAACTGTTCGGAGGTGCATGA